A section of the Hydrogenobacter hydrogenophilus genome encodes:
- a CDS encoding DUF2249 domain-containing protein, which yields MRIGSFNGVRVELLEGGIMPSAKGYARIYILSEGGGKYILGQKFGSSQAPCFFGVEEGDIFGFIPESKTKLFEISMGEEELTEGEIIDLRHMEHGVRHPLVMKKFSELKKGESFYIINDHDPLPLYFQMSFAFPKKVGWEYVEVEEGFWKIRISKIKE from the coding sequence GTGAGAATAGGTAGTTTCAACGGTGTTCGTGTGGAGCTTTTAGAAGGAGGTATAATGCCTTCCGCAAAAGGTTATGCGAGAATTTACATTCTCTCAGAAGGTGGTGGCAAGTACATATTAGGCCAGAAGTTTGGTTCTTCTCAGGCACCATGTTTCTTTGGAGTTGAAGAAGGGGACATATTCGGTTTCATTCCCGAAAGTAAAACTAAGCTCTTTGAAATAAGCATGGGAGAAGAGGAACTTACAGAAGGTGAGATCATAGACCTCAGACATATGGAACACGGAGTGCGACACCCTCTCGTTATGAAGAAGTTTTCGGAGCTCAAAAAAGGCGAGAGTTTTTACATCATCAACGACCATGACCCATTACCTCTTTACTTTCAGATGAGCTTTGCCTTTCCTAAAAAGGTAGGATGGGAGTATGTGGAGGTTGAGGAAGGTTTTTGGAAGATACGCATAAGCAAGATCAAGGAGTAA
- a CDS encoding DEAD/DEAH box helicase family protein, whose amino-acid sequence MMLEKYLVLNKYFLSLFGVSEFKDLQNKLRDVEEGTDAQGRTYFVNVLKGLKGLKISENHLNRYDENIQRYVEKVGKNRGSISLKYFQYLAVLFTEIFLDKLKNKKEKFLYELNQFLKNYEDEKIKTLLGDFTEQDLKKLAFWMATGSGKTIILHINYYQFLNYKLFEPDNIILITPNEGLSKQHYEELIKSGIPARMYVGTSNGWRSSKNEVLVIEITKFVEEKRGRGLTVPVDAFEGRNLIFVDEGHKGKKSEEQKWANLRNKIGENGFVFEYSATFGQILSEKNKETLKEYGKSIIFDYSYKYFYLDGYGKDFYVLNAKDTKLKDEDFQETMFVANLLSFYEQILFYTENLTLAKQYNIEKPLWIFVGTTVSGGKNSEETDILTITLFLRKAIEDDGWLKNKINSVLGMDIFKDRFELLRRRTINIDDIYTKVFNGKGSFDIYEIKSAEGELGLRVGDNPYFGVINIGDVNNFKKLLANKNFEIKQDAISPSLFDDIKRETSNINILIGSKKFIEGWDTWRVSSMGLLNIGRGEGPQIIQLFGRGVRIKGKDMSLKRSDEEKLKVLETLNIFSIKADYLNKFLEAIQKEEVDFEEIKVPVKSLSDEWKDLPYLVPAEDKKFVECETVLLKKDDKIKHVLDLTPKITEFTGTQKEESKIDSEEITFDKFVDLLDWDNIDQELYQYKRIKGYWNLLWSKQDLKEVLSACKVKGIKEKEALDKIHDIAVLLLKGYIEKFYNKKLGEFERKNLTYKKAGEQLSLFLNQEPVEYYTVYVDKRDKRKQKLIQNIKSLINNLGMLLKDDKTLLPRICFDKHIYVPLLLDDKNIDKISPQGLNESEEKFIEGLREYLQKNKEKFSDYKRFLLRNEPKSGIGFQLGWGKFYPDFIMWVKGKHETYMVFIDPKGLMHSKDLNDEKILFNHELKEIENHLKKVRPDVSLLSFILSYTKYEDLIKGMRNIPSKEDYEQNNVIFMEDPDWCKKIFSFLLIKT is encoded by the coding sequence ATGATGTTAGAAAAATACCTTGTTTTAAACAAATACTTCCTTTCACTTTTTGGAGTAAGTGAGTTTAAGGATTTGCAAAACAAGTTAAGGGATGTAGAAGAAGGAACAGACGCTCAAGGTAGAACTTATTTTGTAAATGTACTCAAAGGGTTAAAAGGTTTAAAAATTTCAGAGAACCATTTAAACAGATACGACGAAAACATACAAAGATATGTTGAAAAAGTTGGTAAAAATAGAGGTAGTATCTCTTTAAAATACTTTCAGTATCTTGCGGTGCTCTTTACAGAGATATTTTTGGATAAGTTAAAGAATAAAAAAGAGAAGTTTTTATACGAATTAAACCAATTCCTTAAAAATTATGAAGACGAGAAAATCAAAACACTTTTAGGAGATTTCACAGAGCAAGACCTCAAAAAGCTTGCTTTTTGGATGGCAACAGGTAGCGGTAAAACCATAATTTTACACATAAACTACTATCAATTTTTAAACTACAAGCTTTTTGAACCTGACAATATTATCCTTATAACCCCCAACGAAGGACTATCAAAGCAACATTACGAAGAACTAATAAAAAGTGGAATACCCGCAAGAATGTATGTGGGGACTTCAAATGGGTGGCGGAGTAGCAAAAACGAGGTTTTGGTGATTGAAATTACAAAGTTTGTGGAGGAGAAAAGGGGAAGAGGCTTAACGGTACCTGTTGATGCTTTTGAGGGAAGAAATCTTATTTTTGTTGATGAAGGACACAAAGGGAAAAAATCTGAAGAGCAAAAATGGGCTAATTTAAGAAATAAAATTGGAGAAAATGGTTTTGTTTTTGAATACAGCGCTACTTTTGGACAGATTTTAAGTGAGAAAAACAAGGAGACATTAAAAGAATATGGTAAATCAATAATTTTTGATTATTCTTATAAATACTTCTACTTAGATGGTTATGGGAAGGATTTTTATGTTTTAAATGCCAAAGATACAAAACTTAAAGATGAGGATTTTCAGGAAACTATGTTTGTTGCTAATCTTTTATCCTTTTACGAACAGATACTTTTTTATACAGAAAACCTTACATTAGCAAAACAGTATAACATTGAAAAACCTCTTTGGATTTTCGTAGGCACTACAGTTAGCGGAGGTAAGAACTCAGAAGAAACCGATATACTAACCATAACACTCTTTTTAAGGAAAGCTATAGAAGATGATGGATGGTTAAAGAACAAGATAAATTCAGTTTTAGGCATGGATATATTTAAAGACAGGTTTGAACTCTTAAGAAGAAGAACCATTAACATAGATGACATTTATACGAAAGTATTTAATGGAAAAGGTAGTTTTGACATATACGAGATTAAAAGCGCAGAAGGAGAATTGGGCTTAAGGGTTGGTGATAATCCTTACTTTGGGGTTATAAACATAGGTGATGTCAACAATTTTAAAAAATTACTTGCAAACAAGAACTTTGAAATCAAACAAGATGCTATATCACCATCTCTTTTTGATGACATAAAGAGAGAAACGTCAAACATAAATATCTTGATAGGGTCCAAGAAGTTTATAGAAGGGTGGGACACTTGGCGTGTATCTTCTATGGGACTTTTAAACATAGGAAGAGGAGAAGGACCTCAGATTATTCAACTGTTTGGAAGAGGTGTAAGAATAAAAGGTAAGGATATGTCATTAAAAAGAAGTGATGAAGAAAAGCTTAAAGTGCTTGAAACTTTAAACATTTTTTCCATAAAGGCTGATTACCTAAATAAGTTCTTAGAAGCCATACAAAAAGAAGAGGTGGATTTTGAGGAAATAAAAGTGCCTGTAAAGTCTTTAAGTGATGAATGGAAAGATTTACCTTACTTAGTGCCAGCGGAAGATAAAAAATTTGTAGAATGCGAAACTGTTCTCTTGAAAAAAGATGATAAGATAAAGCATGTATTGGACTTAACTCCAAAGATTACAGAATTTACAGGCACGCAAAAAGAAGAATCAAAAATAGACTCAGAAGAAATAACTTTTGATAAGTTTGTAGATTTACTTGATTGGGACAATATAGATCAAGAGCTATATCAGTATAAAAGGATAAAAGGCTATTGGAATTTGTTATGGAGTAAGCAAGATTTAAAAGAAGTTTTAAGCGCTTGCAAGGTAAAGGGTATAAAAGAAAAAGAAGCCTTGGATAAAATTCACGACATAGCGGTTTTACTTCTTAAGGGATACATAGAGAAGTTTTACAACAAAAAATTAGGCGAGTTTGAAAGAAAAAATTTAACCTACAAGAAAGCAGGAGAACAGCTAAGCTTATTTTTAAATCAGGAACCTGTAGAGTATTACACTGTTTATGTAGATAAAAGAGATAAAAGAAAACAAAAGCTAATTCAGAATATAAAAAGTTTAATAAATAATTTAGGGATGCTTTTAAAGGACGATAAAACCCTTTTACCGAGGATTTGTTTTGATAAACACATATATGTACCTCTCTTACTTGATGATAAAAACATAGACAAAATTTCGCCACAGGGTCTTAACGAAAGCGAGGAAAAGTTTATAGAAGGATTGAGAGAATACTTGCAAAAGAACAAAGAAAAATTTTCTGATTATAAAAGATTCCTTTTGAGAAACGAACCTAAATCGGGGATTGGATTTCAATTAGGATGGGGTAAGTTTTATCCTGATTTTATAATGTGGGTAAAAGGAAAACATGAAACATACATGGTTTTTATTGACCCAAAGGGACTTATGCACTCCAAAGACCTAAACGATGAAAAGATTTTATTCAATCACGAGTTAAAAGAGATAGAGAATCATCTGAAAAAGGTTAGACCCGATGTAAGCTTGCTTTCCTTCATACTTTCCTACACAAAATATGAGGATCTAATAAAGGGGATGAGAAATATACCAAGTAAAGAAGATTATGAGCAAAATAATGTGATCTTTATGGAAGACCCAGATTGGTGTAAAAAAATCTTTAGTTTTCTGCTTATAAAAACTTGA
- a CDS encoding site-specific DNA-methyltransferase, giving the protein MKEKFLEKLKEIFQFESSDLDFGIYRIFNYKRKRIEDFIEKELPNKIESAFEKHKKGISENINQEFERIKQKVLETLGEPAFTPTGDLNEKYKDAPIFKEYQEIKERKEQAEKIDEIKNLVYNDLYTFFSRFYEDGDFVPQYRYSIKGHRYAIPYNGEEVKLYWANADQYYIKTGILFRDYTFNTSNFKVIFRLEQAEEDELSTNKQKEKQKRFTLSKVELNDEKELVIYFKYKTLSEDEIKELENKINNKDNNNAEEGQKNSMKQEKINEVIFEKIKNWLLKNKQLELYKQLIEEKRNEKPLLFYHINRYTAKNTRDYFIHKDLKRFLSEQLDYFIKAEVLNYETLSQEKYIDKHITRAKTVKEIGETIINFLSHIEDFQKKLWEKKKFVLNTEYVITLDRIKDWTDEEFYKEVVKKVLENKEQLKEWEELGFGKIENEKDLEGKKLPIDTKYFDEGFKFKLLEKISEKKDLEDVLDGLLIKSENWQALNTILNKYKEKVQTIYIDPPFNKEQDADYLYNVKYKDSTWITMLENRIRLGRELLNERGSMFVRCDYNGNMYVRLLMNEIFGEENFRNEIVVSRTKKIFIGVQGYNVANDSLFFYTKSNNFTFNPIYKTREGKQKWLNMHSPGERNPPERIILGRLFYPPKGRHWTFVQERIYELEKQGRIRINEDIEYIDIFGNKVKGMPQYLTAEEELLDSNWTDISGYSQTQGFPTENSEILLKRVIESTSNEGDLVLDFFLGSGTTTATAHKLKRKWIGIEVGEHFYTVVLPRMKKVLAYDKSGISKEKDVKEKYNEKTAGGFFKYITLEQYEDALDNIELKENEKMKELFKNEYLIKYFLDIETRESPYLLNIEHLKNPFAYKLKINDGAQAKEVIVDIPETFNYLLGIKVKKVKLRENKNGGKYLFILGEKEGKDIAIVWREYSEDWKEEDFKEDKEYIKQELKDWKPSVVYISGKSILTPDFGDFQADIMYIEPEFKRLMGI; this is encoded by the coding sequence ATGAAAGAAAAGTTTTTGGAGAAACTAAAAGAGATATTCCAGTTTGAAAGTAGCGATCTGGATTTTGGAATATACAGGATTTTTAATTACAAGAGAAAAAGGATAGAGGATTTCATAGAAAAAGAACTACCCAATAAAATTGAAAGTGCTTTTGAGAAACACAAAAAAGGCATTTCGGAAAATATAAACCAAGAATTTGAAAGAATAAAACAAAAAGTATTAGAAACCCTTGGAGAACCTGCTTTTACACCAACAGGAGATTTAAACGAAAAATACAAAGATGCACCCATTTTCAAAGAATACCAAGAAATAAAAGAAAGAAAAGAGCAAGCGGAAAAGATAGATGAGATTAAAAACTTAGTATACAACGACCTCTACACATTCTTTTCAAGGTTTTATGAAGATGGAGACTTTGTACCACAGTATAGGTATTCCATCAAGGGACACAGATATGCCATTCCTTACAACGGTGAGGAAGTCAAGCTTTATTGGGCTAACGCAGATCAGTATTACATAAAAACAGGCATACTTTTTAGGGATTACACATTTAACACAAGTAATTTTAAAGTGATCTTTAGGTTAGAGCAGGCAGAAGAGGATGAGCTTTCAACAAACAAGCAAAAAGAAAAACAGAAGAGGTTTACTCTGTCAAAGGTAGAACTCAACGATGAAAAGGAGCTTGTTATTTACTTTAAGTATAAAACTTTGTCAGAAGATGAAATAAAAGAACTTGAAAATAAGATAAATAACAAAGATAACAATAACGCAGAAGAAGGACAAAAGAACTCCATGAAGCAAGAAAAGATAAACGAGGTTATTTTTGAAAAGATTAAGAACTGGCTTTTGAAAAACAAACAGCTTGAACTTTATAAGCAACTCATTGAGGAAAAGAGAAACGAAAAGCCATTACTTTTTTATCACATAAACAGATACACAGCAAAGAACACAAGGGATTACTTTATTCACAAAGATTTAAAGAGATTTCTGTCAGAGCAACTTGATTACTTTATAAAGGCAGAAGTTTTAAACTACGAAACCCTCTCTCAGGAAAAGTATATTGATAAACACATAACAAGAGCCAAGACCGTAAAAGAGATTGGGGAAACAATTATTAATTTTCTTTCACATATTGAGGATTTTCAGAAAAAGTTATGGGAGAAAAAGAAGTTTGTATTAAACACAGAGTATGTTATTACACTTGATAGGATAAAAGATTGGACAGATGAAGAGTTTTATAAAGAAGTGGTTAAGAAGGTTTTAGAAAATAAAGAACAGTTAAAAGAATGGGAAGAGCTTGGATTTGGAAAGATAGAAAATGAGAAAGATTTAGAAGGTAAAAAACTACCTATAGACACAAAGTATTTTGATGAAGGATTTAAGTTTAAGCTTTTGGAAAAGATAAGTGAGAAGAAGGATTTAGAAGATGTTTTGGATGGTTTGCTTATTAAAAGTGAAAACTGGCAGGCTTTGAATACTATTTTGAATAAGTATAAAGAGAAAGTGCAGACGATTTATATTGACCCACCGTTTAACAAAGAGCAGGATGCAGACTATCTTTACAATGTGAAGTATAAAGATTCCACTTGGATAACCATGCTTGAGAATAGGATAAGGTTAGGGAGGGAATTATTGAATGAAAGGGGAAGTATGTTTGTAAGATGTGATTACAACGGTAATATGTATGTCAGGCTTTTGATGAATGAGATTTTTGGAGAGGAGAATTTTAGGAATGAGATAGTGGTAAGCAGGACAAAAAAGATTTTTATTGGAGTTCAAGGATATAATGTTGCAAACGATAGTCTTTTTTTCTATACAAAAAGCAACAATTTTACTTTTAATCCAATTTATAAAACAAGAGAAGGAAAACAAAAATGGTTAAATATGCACTCTCCGGGAGAAAGAAATCCACCAGAAAGAATAATACTTGGACGGCTATTTTATCCACCTAAAGGGAGGCATTGGACTTTCGTACAGGAAAGAATTTATGAATTAGAAAAGCAAGGAAGAATTAGAATAAATGAAGATATTGAGTATATTGACATATTCGGGAATAAAGTTAAAGGAATGCCCCAGTATTTAACAGCTGAAGAAGAGCTATTAGATTCTAATTGGACAGATATTTCAGGTTATTCACAAACCCAAGGCTTCCCCACCGAAAACTCCGAAATTCTCTTAAAGCGTGTCATAGAATCCACATCCAACGAAGGCGATTTAGTTTTGGACTTCTTTTTAGGAAGTGGCACAACAACAGCAACCGCACATAAGCTTAAAAGAAAGTGGATAGGTATTGAAGTAGGAGAGCATTTTTATACTGTAGTCTTACCAAGGATGAAAAAAGTTTTAGCTTATGATAAATCAGGCATTTCAAAAGAAAAAGATGTTAAAGAAAAGTACAACGAGAAAACTGCAGGTGGCTTTTTTAAATACATCACATTAGAACAATACGAAGATGCACTTGACAATATTGAACTAAAAGAAAACGAAAAGATGAAAGAACTTTTCAAAAATGAATACCTTATAAAATACTTCCTTGACATTGAAACAAGAGAAAGCCCATATCTTTTAAACATAGAGCACTTAAAAAACCCTTTCGCTTACAAACTGAAAATAAACGACGGCGCACAAGCAAAAGAAGTAATAGTGGATATACCAGAAACCTTTAACTACCTTCTTGGAATTAAAGTCAAAAAAGTAAAACTAAGGGAAAACAAAAACGGAGGAAAATACCTTTTCATTCTTGGAGAAAAAGAAGGTAAAGATATAGCCATTGTTTGGAGGGAGTATTCAGAAGATTGGAAAGAGGAGGACTTTAAGGAAGACAAAGAATACATAAAACAGGAGCTAAAAGATTGGAAACCAAGCGTGGTTTATATCAGTGGGAAATCCATCCTCACGCCCGATTTTGGAGATTTTCAGGCAGATATAATGTATATAGAGCCGGAATTTAAAAGATTGATGGGAATTTAA
- the recG gene encoding ATP-dependent DNA helicase RecG, which yields MEKLEKARKLIQELEEGDYIKLKRSIGVGLYLFNLLKEELEPIYLNLLKEFDRLPIQKRIGILKIIKNKLSSPISRQVVDFSRYEKHPIEKFFIPLEKLKVLDDKEKKLLKALGIKDLYSALWYLPVRYEDRRLTTTIKTTKPGQRVALKLRVVETGYDPSEKYPAFVKCEDETGTLYLRFRYKDKRALYAFRKGSSIVVYGKLKEFHGEKYMVHPEVSFDEKEFGRILPFYYIRTKGEIKAFSSKTKHKKVRQAIGKLLEYTKYMPEYLPEELLKKYAFPKIGESLYMAHNPLYEDEESLNSYTTPFQKRLIYEELFLFQMVLQMKRRQIKSLSAIVLSEPEKHIQEFIATLPFELTPAQKTVINEILQDLKDGRPMNRLLQGDVGSGKTVVAMAISYAFAKEGYQCAIIVPTEILAQQHYESFRRFLEPLGVKVGILTSSVKGSLRRSIYKHVSTGNLRILVGTHALLEEKLEFKNLAFVVIDEQHRFGVLQRREMLSKGKDTLPHCLVMSATPIPRTLALSLYGDLDISVIDEMPTGRKPVITKLLFESEMEKCLNTIRDELNKGGKVYVVYPLIESSEKMELKSAVESHRYWQELFPDRKVLLLHGRLKDKEKEEVMKRFKEEGDILVSTTVVEVGVDVPSATVMVIESAHMFGLSQIHQLRGRVGRSDRQSYCFLIVPDHLKNTDADAIKRLKILVNTNDGFKIAEEDLKLRGPGELLGASQSGYFGFNVANLARAEDRQLLQLAKEDATEFVNKLSDLENLRKLLIYKYQDSMDLSYIA from the coding sequence ATGGAAAAATTAGAAAAAGCAAGAAAGCTTATCCAAGAACTTGAGGAAGGGGATTATATAAAGCTCAAGCGAAGCATTGGCGTGGGTCTTTATCTGTTTAACTTACTAAAAGAAGAGCTTGAGCCCATTTACCTAAATCTTCTAAAGGAATTTGACAGGCTTCCTATACAAAAGCGCATAGGCATTCTCAAGATTATAAAGAACAAACTGAGTTCTCCTATTAGCAGGCAGGTGGTGGATTTTTCAAGGTATGAAAAACATCCTATAGAAAAGTTCTTTATACCTTTGGAAAAGCTAAAGGTTCTTGATGATAAAGAGAAAAAACTTCTAAAGGCATTAGGAATAAAGGATCTTTACTCCGCTCTTTGGTATCTTCCTGTGAGGTACGAGGACAGAAGACTGACTACTACAATAAAGACTACTAAACCCGGTCAACGCGTGGCTCTTAAACTAAGAGTGGTAGAGACTGGCTACGATCCTTCGGAAAAGTACCCTGCTTTTGTTAAGTGTGAGGACGAAACGGGAACTCTTTATCTTCGTTTTCGCTACAAAGATAAAAGGGCTCTTTATGCTTTTAGGAAGGGAAGTTCCATAGTAGTCTATGGGAAGCTCAAAGAGTTTCATGGTGAAAAGTATATGGTGCATCCTGAGGTATCCTTTGACGAGAAGGAGTTTGGAAGGATCTTACCTTTTTACTATATAAGAACAAAAGGAGAGATAAAGGCTTTTTCTTCAAAGACAAAACACAAAAAGGTAAGACAGGCAATAGGGAAGCTTTTGGAATACACCAAGTACATGCCTGAGTATTTGCCTGAGGAACTTCTTAAAAAATACGCATTCCCTAAGATAGGTGAGAGTCTTTATATGGCTCACAATCCTCTTTATGAGGATGAAGAATCCCTTAACAGTTATACGACGCCCTTTCAAAAAAGACTTATATACGAAGAGCTGTTCCTTTTTCAGATGGTCCTTCAGATGAAAAGAAGGCAGATAAAGAGTCTTTCCGCTATTGTACTTTCAGAGCCAGAAAAACACATACAGGAGTTTATAGCTACACTGCCTTTTGAACTTACCCCAGCTCAAAAAACAGTGATAAATGAAATCTTACAGGATTTGAAAGATGGCAGACCTATGAACAGACTTCTTCAAGGCGATGTAGGTAGCGGTAAGACTGTAGTGGCTATGGCTATCTCTTATGCCTTTGCCAAGGAAGGCTACCAGTGTGCCATTATAGTTCCCACAGAGATACTGGCACAACAACACTACGAAAGCTTTAGAAGGTTTCTTGAACCTCTGGGTGTAAAGGTGGGTATTCTTACAAGCTCTGTTAAAGGTTCTTTAAGAAGAAGTATCTACAAACATGTTTCTACGGGAAACTTACGGATTCTGGTAGGTACTCATGCACTACTTGAAGAGAAGTTAGAGTTTAAAAACTTGGCTTTTGTGGTTATAGACGAACAGCACAGGTTTGGTGTCTTGCAAAGAAGGGAGATGCTCAGCAAAGGCAAAGATACTCTTCCTCACTGCCTTGTGATGAGTGCAACTCCTATACCAAGAACCTTGGCACTTTCTCTTTATGGAGATTTGGACATATCGGTGATAGATGAGATGCCTACAGGAAGAAAGCCAGTCATCACAAAACTTCTCTTTGAGTCAGAGATGGAAAAGTGTTTGAATACTATAAGGGATGAGTTAAACAAGGGTGGTAAGGTTTATGTGGTGTATCCTCTTATAGAAAGCTCTGAAAAAATGGAGTTAAAGTCTGCAGTAGAAAGCCACAGATACTGGCAGGAGCTTTTCCCTGACAGAAAAGTCCTTTTGTTGCACGGAAGACTCAAAGACAAAGAAAAAGAGGAGGTGATGAAAAGGTTCAAAGAGGAAGGAGACATATTGGTCTCCACTACTGTAGTGGAGGTGGGAGTAGATGTGCCCTCTGCAACCGTGATGGTAATAGAATCTGCTCATATGTTTGGACTTTCTCAGATACACCAGCTAAGAGGTAGGGTGGGAAGGTCAGATAGGCAAAGCTACTGCTTTTTAATAGTGCCAGATCACCTTAAAAACACGGATGCGGATGCCATAAAGAGACTCAAAATATTGGTAAATACTAACGACGGTTTTAAGATAGCGGAAGAGGACTTAAAGCTAAGAGGTCCGGGTGAGCTATTGGGTGCTTCTCAGTCAGGATACTTTGGCTTTAATGTGGCAAATTTGGCGAGAGCAGAGGATAGGCAACTGCTACAGCTTGCTAAAGAGGATGCCACGGAGTTTGTAAATAAACTAAGCGATCTTGAAAACCTAAGAAAACTTCTAATATACAAGTACCAAGATAGCATGGATCTTAGCTACATAGCCTGA
- a CDS encoding glycosyltransferase family 39 protein, giving the protein MILVLLLNLLLFIFRLFYILYYPVDLSPEEAQYWDWSRHLDLSYYSKPPMVAYLNFLTTKLLGNTELAVRITPMILSFVLSILTYIFVRRIFGPRVALVCATLPQITVGYSINSLLMTTDAPFVFFWSLSVMAIHTAFEKNEKKLWILVGILSGLAFLSKYPAVFLLPITLLYMAFIRKDLLMSPSPYLSLIPAFILSLPVFIWNYQHGFVSFKHVSTLASKSDSLIELSGALEFLGGQALLLSILPFLVLLYAWLKSLKDRKLVFFTFYSLPVFLFFLILSFHKRVEANWAGFSYFSGFILVSYFLSRSFLLIPSYLLSFVLFIFLHFTPLFDIFKITPLLPPERDPTKFLVGWKDLGKRVSQLYTGSEMIFSPQYQVSAELAFYVKGNPRTYCVNLGRRMNQYDLWKEGMENYIGKSAIFVSVGPAEKRVLSAFGGIIKEEIYKVIWRGKEVRTFYIYKLKDYRGLEESLPMGY; this is encoded by the coding sequence ATGATCTTAGTTCTCCTCTTGAACCTTCTTCTTTTTATTTTCAGACTATTCTACATACTTTATTATCCCGTTGACCTCTCACCCGAAGAAGCTCAGTACTGGGACTGGTCAAGACACCTTGACCTTAGCTATTACTCCAAACCACCCATGGTAGCCTATTTGAACTTTTTAACAACCAAACTTTTGGGCAACACAGAGCTCGCAGTCAGAATTACCCCTATGATCCTCTCCTTTGTGCTTTCTATCCTTACCTACATCTTTGTAAGAAGGATTTTTGGTCCAAGAGTTGCCCTTGTGTGCGCTACCCTTCCCCAGATCACCGTAGGTTATTCTATAAACTCTCTTCTCATGACCACAGATGCTCCCTTTGTATTTTTTTGGTCTCTTTCGGTGATGGCAATACACACAGCTTTTGAGAAGAACGAAAAAAAGCTTTGGATCTTGGTAGGAATCCTTTCTGGACTTGCCTTTTTGAGTAAGTATCCTGCGGTATTTTTACTGCCTATTACCTTGCTTTATATGGCATTTATAAGGAAAGACCTTCTGATGAGTCCATCACCCTATCTTAGTCTAATTCCCGCCTTTATCCTCTCCCTTCCTGTGTTCATATGGAACTATCAACACGGCTTTGTATCTTTCAAACATGTAAGCACCCTTGCTTCCAAGAGTGATAGCCTAATAGAGCTATCTGGAGCGCTGGAGTTTTTAGGTGGTCAAGCACTTTTACTATCCATATTACCCTTCTTGGTGCTTTTGTATGCTTGGTTAAAAAGCCTAAAGGACAGAAAACTTGTTTTTTTTACCTTTTATTCTCTGCCTGTGTTCCTCTTTTTTCTAATCCTCTCCTTTCATAAAAGGGTAGAAGCAAACTGGGCAGGATTTTCTTACTTTTCAGGCTTTATCCTTGTCTCTTACTTTCTGTCTCGCAGTTTTCTCCTTATACCTTCCTATCTTTTGTCCTTTGTTCTTTTTATTTTTCTTCACTTTACGCCTCTTTTTGACATTTTCAAGATAACCCCACTCTTACCCCCGGAAAGAGACCCTACAAAGTTTTTAGTAGGGTGGAAAGACTTAGGTAAAAGAGTGAGCCAGCTTTATACAGGTTCAGAGATGATCTTCTCACCTCAGTACCAAGTTTCTGCGGAGCTTGCCTTTTATGTAAAGGGAAATCCCAGAACTTACTGTGTGAACTTAGGAAGAAGGATGAACCAGTATGACCTCTGGAAAGAAGGGATGGAAAATTACATAGGCAAGTCTGCCATCTTTGTAAGTGTAGGACCTGCAGAAAAGAGAGTACTCTCTGCTTTTGGTGGTATAATAAAGGAGGAAATTTACAAAGTAATCTGGAGGGGTAAGGAAGTAAGAACCTTTTACATTTACAAACTTAAAGACTACAGAGGTTTGGAGGAAAGCTTACCCATGGGTTATTAG
- the plsY gene encoding glycerol-3-phosphate 1-O-acyltransferase PlsY, producing MDSLLLIVLAYLLGSVLFGEHIARAKGIDIRSVGSGNVGATNVGRALGKKYALIVFLLDMLKGLFPVFLARLYFGLESWTLFMVGIASVLGHVFPIFHNFKGGKAVATAFGVLLGVSFKVAFLSLIIWLLVFKLKGYVSLASLVSSASAVFLLILFGFPFKIVLMSLVIASIIFYKHKDNISRLLEGTEHTFSKE from the coding sequence ATGGATAGCTTACTTCTTATTGTTCTTGCATACCTTTTGGGTTCTGTGCTTTTTGGTGAGCACATAGCAAGAGCTAAAGGTATAGACATAAGGTCTGTAGGCAGTGGTAATGTAGGAGCTACCAATGTGGGCAGAGCCTTAGGGAAAAAATACGCACTGATTGTTTTCTTACTTGACATGCTAAAAGGTCTGTTTCCCGTATTTTTGGCAAGGCTTTACTTTGGTCTTGAGAGTTGGACGCTCTTTATGGTAGGAATTGCCAGCGTGTTGGGTCATGTCTTTCCCATCTTTCATAACTTCAAAGGTGGGAAGGCTGTAGCAACAGCTTTTGGAGTGCTTCTTGGTGTATCCTTTAAGGTAGCCTTTCTCTCACTGATCATCTGGCTTTTAGTTTTCAAGCTCAAAGGTTATGTGTCTTTGGCTTCTTTGGTGTCTTCCGCTTCTGCTGTGTTTTTGCTGATCCTTTTTGGCTTTCCCTTCAAGATAGTCCTCATGTCCTTGGTGATAGCCTCTATCATCTTTTACAAACACAAGGATAATATATCCAGACTGTTAGAAGGTACAGAACATACCTTTAGTAAAGAATGA